The Oncorhynchus mykiss isolate Arlee chromosome 14, USDA_OmykA_1.1, whole genome shotgun sequence genome segment TGTAGTAATGAGTAAATTGGCAAAATTgctttaaatggacaattctgtgaactaggcagggtagcctagtggttagagtgttggactagtaaccggaaggtgacaaggtacaaaatctgtcgttctgcccctgaacaggcagttaaacccaccgttcctaggccgtcattgaaaataaaaatttgttcttaactgacttgcctagttaaataaaggtaaaaaaataataataaaacataaaaaaaactattgtgaatgttttaaattgacacaatacctgctTAGTAAAAGCTTCAGCTagaggagcttgcagggatttgtagtcttgcatgatgtctactttgatgctaactAGCGTTTTCGAATATGAGAGTAAAATATATgaataaaagtcaccttgtccgagagagttttacatggttatcaaaatgtcacgccagggtaagcctacacaaaacacagcccttattttaagttattctaaaaatgattggaaccatttccctgtttgaccgctaggttttatgggtattatgacacctccactgtggggctctatttgGATACTAGACCAAGAACAGAGGAGGCTAGTTGGAGGAGAtatgggaggacgggctcattgtaatggccaAAATGGAACGAATTTAACAAAAAtattttccatatgtttgataccgttacaaaaattccattccagctattacaatgagcccgtcctcctatagctcctcccaccagcctcctctgacagaGGATGCCTATTCATATGACATTGATGCAGATGACGCAGATGTATTTCctagataacacacaaacaaGAGAGACTCTTGTCAACCTGCAGTTCAATGCCATGCTGTCAGTTACAGTCACTCACTCACCAGAATGTTTGGAAACTTTGTTGCGTCACAGCATGCAAAATACTGCCACATCAGGGATAACGCAGGGAGACAGAGCTAGAGTCTATCCTATCCTACTGCAGTCCACCGACTGTACAGGTGTCATTTCTACGGACTAAATGAACCCCTAGGGTCCATAAAGTGTTACATAGATTTATCAAGGGGAGGCTGTTCAATGCACAAGGTAGGCTACTGCTAGCAACTTTTATTATCAGTATTTCAGCATCCTTATTGGAACACCTAAATAGACTTTGTAATTTCATTGTCAGACCATTAcctgttttaaaaaatgtgttgtaGCTATAGCTTATTCTTGTGTCTCTTGTTAGTGAATGAATTTACACTTTTTTTCATTACTATTTTATCCTTAACTACATATTCAAATACCTTAATTTGCTTGTGTGTTCTGTGCTGtatatgatttaaaaaatatattttttaaacattggaACATATAATCTCTACTCAGGAGACTCATCTTTCACTCACAAAGAGGATTAGGCCTACTCACATTGGAGTGAAGTTATCAGGATAACTACATCCCCTGGAATATCACCCTTTCACCTGGGAATGATGGACAACACAACACCCCCAGCTCTGGAGGAAATGAAGGATGTTGAGAAAGAAAAGGAGACGGTAGAAGGAGAGTTGGAGAATGGAGAACATGACGATGACAATGATGATGGATTTCTTGGACCCTTGAATGATATCGACCAACATCCACCCAGTGTGTTTGGTACGGTAAAACCACAAACCAAACTTCTCTCTAGCCCGGACTCACCCTCTAACAGTCTGGAACTACAAGGCCATAAAAGAGGACCAGAAGAGAGACCAAAGCATCTGGAAGATACAGAACCAGCCTCTGACATGCATGTGACTCAGGGCCTTTTGGTTGATATTCAAAGATGTGACAGTGGAGtgtgggagaggggagaagagaggggaaaagtacatgtagaagaggaggagtggtcagagagtgagagagtaaaCGATTCAAGGATGAACAGAAGGAGCgcgaaggagagatggagactgaggaagagggagaggttggGAGGGAGCATGCCAGCAGCAAAGACAGAGGGATGGGAAAagatggagaaaagagagagatggagtgagtcAAGGAGGATGAGAAAaatggaagaggaagaggggatgCAAGATGGAGGTGTGCTGAatgagaggagcgaggagaggaagAGCGCAGAGGAGATAGgtgataaagagacagagaggataggggatagagagatagacagagagggcacaggggaTAGCGAGATGGAAGTAGGAAGTGCAGGGGACAGAAAGATGGAAGGAGAGCGTGCAGGGGATAgtaagatggaaggagagagtgtcagggatagagagaaggatggtGAGAAGGAGGGTGCCAGCAGCCTTAGCTCTGAAGGGAGCTGGTCTCCTTCCCCCCATCCCATCTTCTCCAGGATGCACATGCACTCCTCcgtctcatcctcctcttcctccttcaacTGCTCCTCAGCGGAAAGCGATGATGTCTTCAGCGAAGGAGAGGACACAGCCAGCAAAAGGAGCACCATGAGGAGGGTGAGATTGAGAACTGAacgtgaaaagagagagagtgtagagctACTAGATACACCATACTTTAGGAGATCATATTTCAAATAGACAACGACAATAAGTCACTGGTTTCATATCCCTTGTATGCTGTTTCTGTTGATGCCTTTATTCTCCATGACAGAGTGTCTGTAATTTCCATCCCCTTCTCAACCCCTCTCTGTCTAACTGCTGTCTGCGATTTGCATGAGTTTGAAAGCGAGCCTTGAGCCTTGACACGGGCAAATTTGAATAGGATTTGCATGGGTCCTACTGATGGAGATAGGGGAGACCGGAGAGGAGGGTGATGGGTGTTCCACCAGTGCTTTCCCACTCCCCTTAGTGTGGGCCTACAGTATTTTGACTCAAGTTATTTCACATTTCCCATTATGACCctaaagagagagataattgaAATAGAAAGTAGTCTATTTTAAGCGCATATGACAATGGACATTTTCTTTACTCCAGTGTCGCTCCTGGAGGACCTTCCTAACTGTGATGCAGTGGTCAGTGCGTCGGCAGAGCTCATGGGTCCAGCTAGCAGGACATCAAGGCATGTGTCCATTtaacaacacaaacacatcaaTATAGCACTTTATATGTACtgtataactcactgtatcacatcTCACCATTAACTCACACATCATCAGCTCTCCAAATCATTCACTCATTCTGTTACAATGTGAGCATTGAGGAAACTGCAGATACATTGGTTAGTTAGTGAATGTAGAAGTTAAAGTTAAATATTGACTACACCCACCCTCCCCTTGCCCCTGCCTATATGTTGCTAGGTAACTTCCAGCTGAGTGAGGGGGGTGAGGTGCTGAAGCGTTTCAGTGAGGTGGAGGCTGTGTGTCTTCAGGCCCTCATGGCCGACCCCCTGCGTCCATTTGTACCGCAGTATCATGGCTCGGTCACCAAGGGGGGCGAGAGTTACATCCGCCTGAAGGACTTACTGAGTGGCCTGAAGAACCCTGTCATCATGGACTGCAAGATGGGCGtgaggtacgtgtgtgtgtgtcagaggaggctggtgaggggaggatggctcataataatggatggaaaggaatgaatggaatggaatcaaagatggaaaaccaggtgtttgatgcatttgattCCAGGCATTTCATTTAATCTGTTACAGCCACTACTATGAGCCCGTTCTCCCTATTAAAAgcgccaccagccaccactggtgtgtgtgtgtgtgtgtgtgtgtgtgtgtgtgtgtgtctgtaattaAGCTACTGTTGCTCTTAGGACATACCAGGAGGAGGAGTTAACCAAAGCACACACTAAACCCACCCTGCGGACTGATATGTACCAGAAGATGGTAAAAGTAGATCCGACGGCTCCCACAGTGGAGGAACATGAGCAGCGAGGTGTGACAAAGTGGCGCTACCTGCAGTGGAGGGATAACACCAGCTCAACTGCCACATTAGGCTTCAGGATCGAGTGCATCATGGTAAGAGACACAGCTCTGACACCCAAACCTCTGCTGTCCGCTGATTGGCTAAATTATAACAGAAGGAAATAAACATCAGAATCAAGATCaagataaaaaaatattattttgtgcaAAAGTCTTAATTTATTGACTTCATCATTGATGTTTCAAAAGTCCTGACTGTTctcaacctctctgtctctcaggggaGGGTCTACTAACTTCCCTGGATTATGTATACTGGGGTTATGTATACTGTTGGTGGTCTACAATAGTGCCAGGGTTTTAGAGCCCAATTCAATTAGATCCGCTTTAGCCAACAGTATATTTGTATAGTCAGAGGTGAAACTGCTTTAGAGCTGTCAAATTCACAAGCAACTCCCGGCATTACACCGTAagcattgccattggctgcatggAGTCGCATTAAGAGTAAttccatgcagccttgtttaagTTAAAACACTAGAATGTAAGAAATCCTCACTATTTAGTTAAATTATTTTCAATTTGAgcgtcattatttctatatagcctacaccagGAATCATCAACTATTTTCAGCTGCGGGAtgattttttcttgagcggatggtcagcgGGCCGGAACgcagactgcaaattgaccacaagaagtcCAAACAGATATGTTTGAccaaaacataataatttcaagcCTTGCTTATATTTCTATACGATCACATGTCTCTTTATTAAGTGTGGTAATACTTGGTAATAGATGTCTTatattaaaatcacttggagctgatttcctggtgtttttacactCTATTATGTACAGCAAACTTGTTTTTTCTTggtgggccaaataaaaccacccgttTGGTGAACCCTGGCGTACACTTTCTCATTCTTAACTTCTAACGCGAGTGGGCGGGTTAGGCTTTGTGACAATGAtcacaagagcagctgctcaccgatttaATATCTCCAACAGCTCCAATGCAGTTCCACCGCCGATACCGCCAAAAGATCAGCAATGCGGGTGTCGGCTATCGTTTGTTAATACTttatctgattgaatctaggcctaagtctgtgtctgtccctgtgtgtccatGTTAGATGGAGAATGGCAGCGTACAGCGGGACTTTAAGAAGATGCTAACCCCAGCCCAGGTCACCGaggccctcctctccttcaccaagAGTCAGCTACACATCCTGGTCAGTCATTTGCCATCAACATCACCTATATTATGTACAACATAAAGGTTTCACATACCTCTAATAATATAGCTAAAATATTCATCCTTTTCCCCCTGCACTCTCCCTTCCGGTTTCTCACCCGTAGAAGGCCTACCATTCCAGACTTCAGGCTCTGGATGAAGCACTGAAGGAATCCCCATTTTTCAAAGCCCACGAGGTCAGCTCATATTTACCACTTGTCAACTCTCCCTCTACTTAATAATAAAATATTTAGTCTCAGAACTGGTCATACAGTAATGTTTTGGGTTCACCTGACAGGTGATTGGCAGCTCGCTCCTCTTTGTCCACGACCGAACCAGTCAGGCAAGCATCTGGATGATAGACTTTGGGAAGACCACCCCATCGCCCAGCAGTGTGCAGCTGAGGCACGACGTTCCTTGGGCAGAGGGGAATCGGGAGGACGGGTACCTGATCGGGCTGGCCGCCCTCACCTCTTTCGTGGGTCAGGCCATCAGCCAGGCAGCCTGCAGAAAGGAAGAGAACCATGGAGAGGAGATGGGCAGTGTCGCACACACCCTGCAggaacaggaacacacacagactAAAAGTCAGGGTGGTCAGGGCGAGGCAGCACAGAATGAAGGTACTTCTGATggaacaagagagaccacatcagGACAATACTCACAGGAATGTGTTCTCTAATTTACATGGATTATGTTTGTGGATGATTTGAGGCATTGCAATAGACAGTATTAATGGACAGAAGTCTCAACTGTTTAAACAGAATACAGGGTGAGTTGAGTTGAATAAGGTGTTTATGGAcaatattttttcattttttacaaTAAAAACGACCGATTGTACAAATGCCTCATCTATAGACATCATATTGACAGTTATCAATGTGTTCCAACTCAAATGTCTGGTTCGTCTCATTTGAATGTGCcattgaggaattttaatttgaATAGCCACAGTCGATACTTCAGGCTTTGTGGTGGTGATTATCTCCTGAACCATCACTGCAGGACAGGTGAGGGAGGGTAGCACCCAACATCAACAGATGCAGCCAACAAAAACAGGGTCTTTCATTTAATTACACGTTTGCAGCATTACATCTGTGTCGCATGCCAGGAATTGTCTTTACTGCTCAGTGGATGTCCCTGAGGTCTCTTACCTTGAAGGTAGCGCGCATGCTCAAACCACTCACTCACAAGGGGGCATTGTTTAAAGTTATTAGGAGGGTCCGTCTGCGGACAGGGCACTATCAATTTAGTCCCTATCGCAAATTTGATATTGTAGTCGCCATTTATTTTCATCGTCACAACTTATATTGCTAAAACTAAACACTTTGACTAATATTTAGTTTTGATCAAGCATTGTTTAGATGTGGTAAATTATAGATTTGCACTGCAAAATGAGGCATCACCAGAGAAACGTTGACGTTTCTCCAATTTGTTAGCTAGCGAACTTTTAAACTGCACAAGTGAAGTAAACCAGCAACCCATGTCTATAAAATAAATTGCATTTGTTCAGATAATTTGGTGACAGTACTCGGTAACTGCGAGACTCAAGATGACCTTTCGAAAATGGTACCCCAACCTGGCTGTGGTCGCACGTGTCCGATTTGACCAAGGTATggctaattagctagctaacgttagctttcaCTAGCAAGTATTTTTAAGGCAACTTCTGTGTTTAATAGTTTAGTCAACCAATGTAATGtgtatttaaataaatgtttattacATTTGCCTGAACTGTCAGGTTGAAAACAGCTCCCTTCAAATGGATTCCACTCGTACCAAGTCATGGGATTCCGCTGTTGTCAAATTACTAGTAACGTTGTATTTGAcgtttcgtagcaggttaggataatttacGCTGCAGATAAGAGAAGGGCTATGATTATAGTTCGGTCAaatgcttttttgttgttgtacatttgacgttaatttgacaaaaTCGGGATTCCTTCTAGCCATGACACTCGTACCACTGCGGTGGGCTCTGCGCTGGCAATTGCGCGCGTCCCGGAAGCTAGTGACCATGGTATATGTAGTTCTAAACCGCAGTGTTTACGTCTCTGTTAAAGTGCAGAACAGTAGCTAGATTTCCATAGAGTAATGCAGTGGGACACCATTTATAACCACATTACCTTCACGTTTTGGAACAGAGTTCTATATTTTTAAATATCTATTTTTCACTCGTTTTGATTTATGTTCGTCTGAAGTAGCCTATGGTCGCAGCGCTTGATGTACTGTCTGTCACCCAGGGTTGTGTTTTGTATCTGACACTGACAGTGGAGTATGGCGGACGGTGGCCGGTTCTACAGTGGTAAGTTACCCTGGAACAAAGCTTCAAATCTGCTTCTAAACAGTTGTTTTCCTCCTCTGCCTAGATCAGGAGGGAGTTGTCTTCCAGAGAGATGTCACGCGCAAAGGCAAGCTACCAGGAGGTAAAACGCCGAAGTGTAAACAAATAAGTGAGGCGCATATGGGGACAGGACAGTCGTTTACGTTTTCTGTGACCGAAGTGTGACACAGGAATTTTAGGCCACATCCCGATTCAGAAACAATCCCAAGCACACCTGGCTACCCATACAGTGTTGGCAATAATTTTTTTGTGAGAATCGCGATTGGCTCCCTGATTTGTCAGTAGATTATGTTTTGCCCCCTGCCTTGCTGCAGCAAGACATTTCttcaccccctcccccctttgagcttctctgcgtgtgtgtgcaccATTGCTGTGACTGCTGTTGCACAGACAACTTGAACCAATTCGCTAAATGCTATGAAAACCATAGAAACCATCAGTGTCAAAATTCACCAAAGGCAGTCTGAAAAGTAGCTGAATTTGTTGCTAGCCTTTACAAATAAAAGTATCTGTAAGGGTCTGAAAACTTGCTAAATATAGGGACAAATTTTGCAACACTGGTGACCGTTGGTTAGTTGACCAGACTGAGGCATGCTCAATATTTTAAATGCAGATTCAGAAGTATTTGTGCCATTTATCACAAAATATTTGGAGCTACTTTAGTCACCTTTTTAAATATGCAGTTATGTGATGAATCATCTACAACTGTGTCTACAACATGATAATGTATATGCATAAACAGATATTCATACCAGAAGATTGCCCGTACGAGGTTGTTTATGATgatccaccctctctctctctctccctcccccagagCATGACAACAGAGTCGCGGGCCCTCAGTTCCGGGGGGGGCGTATGAGTCGGGGCCCAATCTACTACGACAGTCCGGCCAGGCAGCAGAGGCCTCGAGGGGGCCAAATGGGTGGGTACAGGGGCCCTGGACCGGGACCTCGGGTCCGGTTCGAAGATAACTATGTTGATGTAACTATGAACAGCGGGAGCCCACAGGATGGCAGCTCTCACCGCAGATTGTGAGTGAGATTGCATACTACAACTGTTACATGGCAGCGATAAGATTTTCTGTTACTGTCTATAAATAAACGTATGTTTTGTGAGATGATTCTTTGTCAGGTAACACTGTGCGCTCTGACCCCTTAGCAACCCGTACAGGTGGCCGAATCGGAGAGGTGATGGACAATTTGACCGAGACAGAAGAGGAGCTGGGGGCTacagaggagaaggtggaggaggaagagaaggaggcgGAGGAGGAAAAGACAAGAGCAGTTGGTACAAGATGATTGTGAGTATCTTTAACGAAGAGCATGACAAGTATCTATTTCATTATGATAAACTATTTTATAGTCAACTAACTGCTCTCTCTGGCAGATTCCCTATGGGAGGAAATATGACAAGAAATGGCTGCTGACGGCTTTACAGAACCTGTGCTCCGTACCCTTCACACCTGTTCAGGTAAGTTGCTGGCAGACAGCCCAGCCATTATCATAGGACTTGACTGATGGGTTAAATGTTGTTTTTCTGATCACTGGGATAGAGGAGTCTAATGCTTTGAAACCAATACAAGTACATGTATGTCTGTCTATTAAACCGgggcggcaggttgcctagtggttagagcgttggacttgttatcgaaaggttgcaagatcgaatccccgagctgacaaggtaaaaatatgttgttctgcccctgaacaaggcagttaacccactgttcctaggcctataatttttcttaactgacttgcccagttaaataaaggtaaaaaaaaatatatatagaagtAAATGTTGAGGATATTTACAAGTGCATTTAAGTATTAgtattgtttctctctctcttgcccccccccccccccccccccccccatccatccatctccttCAGTACCAGATTGAAGGCCATAAAGCCCAGTTCTACCTCGAGGATGCCTGCACAGCCAAGGCACTGTGCAGAGTCTCTCGCCAAATCACAGACACTGAGGGCTACAAGGTACAGCAGCATTCTCACTAACCGTTGGCTATACTCCTGGCTATAAGTGTAGTGTATCCCTTCTATTCCCCAAACCATGATCTCCCAATTCAATGTTATTTGATAAGAGCTGCAGATTGAATGTTAATATACACTGACACTcattaaaattgttgcatgttgcgtaaAGATTTTTGTACTGTAGAATTTCTTTGAAGTTACTACTTATTTATAATAATGTTTATGCttcctctacaccccccccccccccccccccccccccatacacacacatccactcctctttcctctctagGTGATAGTGCTGATGAACCCCTGTCCTCCTCCCGCCATCCTCAACACCCAACTGAAGCCTGAAGACATGGAGCACTTaaaggtgagagatggagggagggggcagCGATGGAGAAAGTTGGAAAATAATAAGGATGGATATTTACAGATGAATATGAGTAACTTCTGTAATATCTCTCAGCAATGCATGGCCAAGCGTTTTGATGGGTCCCAGCGAGCACTGGACCTGAACAACATCCGTACTGACCCAGGTAGCACCCCATACTACCTGGAGATTCAAACTAACCACTGTTTCTATCTTCCTCTGTCCTGGTCTAAAATGTATGTACCTCTGTTACAGACTTGGTGTCTCAGAACATCAGGGCGATCTTGAGCAGAAAAACCTTTATGGATGCTGTGGTCAAGATCATTGAGGAAAATATCCCTGaggtaatagtataataataccAATCTATACCCATACAGTTTCAGTGTGTAGTGCTAAAATGTGTATCTCTCTTGTCCTCTTCTCTTATCTCAGCTGGTGTGTCTGAACTTGAGCAATAACAAGCTGTATAAACTGGAAGATGTGGCAGATCTGATAAGCAAGGCCCCACACCTGAAGATCCTCAACCTCTCCCACAATGAGGTGAGAGAAGAGACTGACCCTTAACCCTAATCTCTAACCTTGTCTATTCATTTTGGGGGCGAATCCTAACTTTCACATCACATGTTTACTACGTCATGCATTAATATCAATGGGAGATTACAAATTAGGATTTGCTCCTGAATCTGCTCACTCGCTTAACCTTTTCCCACTCAATCCTCTTTTTTCTTTCGCCATCTTCCTCCCAGTTGAAGTCAGAGAAGGAGCTGGATAGGTTGAAGGGTTTGAAGCTGGTTGAGCTGTGGTTGGACCGTAACCCACTGTGTGACCAGTTCAAGGACCAGCTCACCTACATCAGGTCAGTCTCTGAGCCTGGGTGATAGGCTGTGTGGGGGTTAGGCTGTGTGTGTTATTTAGTAGGTAGATGTGAGCACTGACATAGTCCGGTGGATGCCGCAGTCCAGTGGATGTCGTGGCCCTGTTGACTCCATTACGTTGAGTGGGTGTGTGAGGTGGGATGTGACTTCTCTGTTCTTGTTCCCTCTCCATTGTGAACATGGCCACCAGTGCTATCAGGGAGAGGTTTCCCCGGCTACTCAAACTGGTAAGATGTTCTCTTTTATTCTCTGATCCTCTCCATCCTTGACTGCATTTGATTTGCTTGTTTATTTCCTGTTGTTGTTCGGTAGGATGGTCATGACCTCCCCCCGCCGATAGTGTTTGAAGTGGTATCACCCACCACTACCCCCCCCTGCAAGGTCTGGTCCGTTTTCATTCACAGAATAACAAaaaggtgcacttgattcatTTTATTCGCTTGGTTGATTCTGACAGATGCTCTTTTCTTTGACCAATCCAGGGTAGCTACTTCGGTTCAGAAGAAATCAAGGTCCTCATCATGCATTTCCTGCAACAGTAAGTGTATTCACATATCTTTTGTCAAGATTCAAGTATATTCCTTCAGAAAGGATATATTTGTCACCTCTAAGACAGGTAACACAGTGGGTGCTTGTCAAAATGCATAATTCCGAGCAAAGCagtccaaatcaaagtatgcGAAACGAAGCATGGAGGGCACATTTCGAAGGCGTACTCCATCCGTGcatattttgaagcatgcatCGACGCAAGCTTTAACGGAAATTATGCAAAGAAATGACCTGATCATGTCAAAAAAGTACGCAAAATGTATTGAAATCAATGGCAACCGTTATTTGAGCAGAAGCGAGAGAAAATGTTGCCTATTCACAAATCACATGTTGCCTGACTACAATATTTGATCTTGATACGTTAATAAATACATGGTGTTTCATTTCGGCATGTTTACCTGCCTACTTACCGTAGATTGCAAGCCCATAATAAGtcaatagggctaactggctagctactactgttagctagccatgaagaattgacatctatcttgCATAATATTTGTTTGAGGTCATTTTGCTTGGTTAAACTATCTAGTTAGATACATTATTACAATTCACATATAGCTAGCTGATAGTTAAGAAGTAAAACGGTTGCTTTGTGTATGTGTTGTTTCGTCTTTATTGCCATTGTCATGGCTGGAAGACGGTTCAGTGAATGGGTAAGTCCATAGTAAGTCAATAGGGCTAGCCAACTAGCCACACAGAATTGGTAGCTACCCAAGAAAAATGTACCACTACCACGCATAATATTCATTTTAAATCAGTTTTGcctgtttaacaatttttttatctaattgatttaaatattgactggctgtcatcaggctgcccactcaagagaaagcttcaaactgtaacttgtccctgcaacctggttcaggttatcaatcaacctaccaggctAGTTAAAAACGGTataggaatgaaatcatcaacatgtattgatcatatctttacttatgctgcagaaatttgtttgaaagcagtatccaaattcaTCGGCTGTTGTGATCACAATATAgaagccatatctaggaaaaccaaagttccaaaggctgggcctaatattgtatacaagaggtcatacaataagttttgtagtgattcctatgttgatgtGAAGAATTTGTTGGTCCATGGTGTGTAATgacgagcaaccagacgctgcacttgacatatttatgaaattgcttatcccagttactgataagcacgcacccattaagaaaatgactgtaaaaactgttaaatccccgtggattgatgaggaatttaattTATGGTTGAGAGGAATGAGGCAAAAGAGGTGGCAAATAGGTCTGGCTGTACAACCAatttggcaaacgtactgcaaattgaaaaatcatgtggctaaactgaataaaaaaaagaagaatctacactatgaaacaaagatgaaaatagtaaaaagctttggagcaccttaaatgaaatcttgggcaaaaaggcaaactctgctccatcattcagatggctcattcgtcacaaaacccactgatattgcaaactactttgaTGTTTTTTTCAATGGCAAGATTAgaaaacttaggcatgacatgccagcaacaaaagctgacactacacatccaagtatatctgaccaaattatgaaagacaagcattgtaattttaaattctgtaaagtgagtgtggaagaagtGAACAAtctattgttgtctatcaacaatgacaagtaaccggggtctgacaacttggatggaaaattactgaggataatagaggACAATTTTGCCACTGCTATTtaccatatcttcaatttaagacTACTAGAAGTGTGtttcctcaggcctggagggaagcaaaagtaattccccTACCTAAAATAGTAAAGCCCCTTTAATGGCTCAAATAGCctaccaatcagcctgttaccaacccttagaaaacttttggaaaaaatggtgtttgaccagatacaatgctatttttcagcacacttatagggaaggacattcggcaagcacagcacttacacaaattactgattggctgagagaaaatgcTCAAAATAAAtttgggggctgttttgttaaaATTCAGtacggcttttgacattatcgatcatagtctattgctggaaaaacgtatgcattatggctttacacccctctgctatattgtggataaagagctctgtctaatagaacacagagggtgttctttaatggaagcctctccaacaaaaTCCAGGTGGATtgaggaattccccagggcagctgtctaggccccttttacttttttcaatcttgactaacgacatgccactggctttgagtaaagccagcgtgtctatgtatgcggatgactcaacactacacgtcagcaactgaaatgacagcaacacttaacaaagagctgcagttagtttcagaaggggtggcaaggaataagttagtcctaaatatttcaaaaaataaaagcactaaaccctaaacccctggaataaatattgtaatgaataatgtggaaattgagcaagttgaggagactaaactgcttggagtaaccctgggttgtaaactg includes the following:
- the zgc:153681 gene encoding nuclear RNA export factor 1 isoform X4; this translates as MADGGRFYSEHDNRVAGPQFRGGRMSRGPIYYDSPARQQRPRGGQMGGYRGPGPGPRVRFEDNYVDVTMNSGSPQDGSSHRRFNPYRWPNRRGDGQFDRDRRGAGGYRGEGGGGREGGGGGKDKSSWYKMIIPYGRKYDKKWLLTALQNLCSVPFTPVQYQIEGHKAQFYLEDACTAKALCRVSRQITDTEGYKVIVLMNPCPPPAILNTQLKPEDMEHLKQCMAKRFDGSQRALDLNNIRTDPDLVSQNIRAILSRKTFMDAVVKIIEENIPELVCLNLSNNKLYKLEDVADLISKAPHLKILNLSHNELKSEKELDRLKGLKLVELWLDRNPLCDQFKDQLTYISAIRERFPRLLKLDGHDLPPPIVFEVVSPTTTPPCKGSYFGSEEIKVLIMHFLQQYYSVYDSGNRQPLLDAYHDGASFSLSLPSSQNPNRSLTHISPSECLARGSSELHIYLCVFHHRCSLREYHKDSRNIKRLKDPSTRFRLLKHTRLNVVALLNELPKTQHDSASFNVDVNTYTTTLLSFTVSGMFKEVDGKSEDAVRAFSRVFIAVPAGISGLCIVNDELFVRIATTEEIQHAFAASAPTPSSSPVPTLTAPQQEMLSAFSLKSGMNLEWSQKCLQDNEWDFNKAAQIFTQLKIEGKIPDVAFIK